From a single Leclercia sp. AS011 genomic region:
- a CDS encoding FUSC family protein — protein sequence MNWRNLPWLRATPAQWRYALRNGIAMCLALTVAYCLNLDEPYWAMTSAAVVSFPTVGGVISKSLGRVAGSLMGATAALIIAGHTLNDPWLFLLSMAAWLGVCTWACAHFTNNVAYAFQLAGYTAAIIAFPVIDILDTTQLWDIAQARVCEVIIGILSGGVMMMILPSTSDGTALINALKAMHARLLEHASLLWQPDTNDAIRLAHEKVIAQILTMNLLRIQAFWSHYRFRRQNALLNYLLHQQLRMTSAISSLRRMLLNWPNPPAHTREVIDQLLAALARPDADFYTVARIIAPLKPANDGDYRHRAVWQRLRYFCRLYLRSSRWIAAVETATPVTEFTVPRSPALARHTDNLEALWSGFRTFCALSLVGAWTITAQWDAGGAALTLAAISSVLYSVSASPFNSLTLLLRTLILLSLFSFVVKFGLMVQISDLWLFLLFLFPLLTTMQLLKQQMPALAGLWGQLIVFMGSFISVTNPPVYDFADFLNDDLAKILGVGLTWLAFAVLRPGSDARKSRRHIRELRRGFVDQLSRKPRLSENGYESLVYHHVSQLNSSQDALSRRWLLRWGVVLLNCSHVVWQLRDWETRSDPLAQVRDVAVSLLRDIMSERGVQQRPLAATLDELQRICDALGHHPQPAGQELAALIWRLHCSLSQLEQAPAPGTLSDQITPQA from the coding sequence GTGAACTGGCGCAACCTGCCGTGGCTCAGGGCAACCCCGGCGCAGTGGCGCTATGCCCTGCGCAACGGCATTGCCATGTGCCTGGCACTCACCGTCGCCTATTGCCTCAACCTGGATGAACCCTACTGGGCGATGACCTCAGCGGCGGTGGTCAGCTTCCCCACTGTCGGGGGCGTGATCAGCAAAAGCCTGGGGCGCGTAGCGGGCAGCCTGATGGGTGCCACCGCGGCGCTGATCATCGCTGGCCACACCCTTAACGACCCGTGGCTGTTTCTGTTGAGCATGGCGGCCTGGCTCGGGGTCTGTACCTGGGCCTGCGCCCATTTCACCAATAATGTGGCCTATGCCTTCCAGCTGGCGGGTTACACCGCGGCGATCATCGCTTTCCCGGTAATCGATATTCTCGACACTACCCAGCTGTGGGATATTGCCCAGGCAAGGGTGTGTGAAGTCATCATCGGCATCCTGAGCGGCGGGGTGATGATGATGATCCTGCCCAGCACCTCCGACGGCACGGCCCTCATCAACGCCCTGAAAGCGATGCACGCCCGGCTGCTGGAGCACGCCAGCCTGCTGTGGCAGCCCGACACTAACGATGCCATTCGTCTGGCCCATGAAAAGGTGATTGCCCAGATCCTGACCATGAACCTGCTGCGCATTCAGGCCTTCTGGAGCCACTACCGCTTCCGTCGACAAAACGCCCTGCTCAACTATCTACTCCATCAGCAGCTGCGCATGACCAGCGCCATCTCCAGCCTGCGCCGTATGCTGCTGAACTGGCCCAACCCGCCCGCCCATACCCGGGAGGTCATCGACCAGCTGCTCGCCGCCCTCGCCCGGCCCGACGCCGATTTCTATACCGTGGCCCGCATCATTGCGCCGCTCAAACCGGCCAATGACGGCGATTACCGGCACCGCGCCGTCTGGCAGCGGCTGCGCTATTTTTGCCGCCTCTATCTGCGCAGCAGCCGCTGGATCGCGGCGGTAGAAACGGCCACGCCAGTGACGGAGTTTACCGTCCCGCGCAGCCCGGCGCTGGCCCGGCATACCGATAACCTGGAGGCCCTGTGGAGCGGCTTTCGCACCTTTTGCGCCCTCAGTCTGGTGGGAGCCTGGACCATTACCGCCCAGTGGGACGCCGGTGGCGCAGCCCTGACGCTGGCGGCGATCAGCAGCGTCCTCTACTCGGTGTCGGCCTCGCCCTTTAACTCCCTCACGCTGCTGCTGCGTACCCTGATCCTGCTCTCGCTGTTCAGTTTTGTGGTGAAGTTTGGCCTGATGGTGCAGATCTCCGATCTGTGGCTGTTCCTGCTGTTCCTGTTCCCACTGCTGACCACCATGCAGCTGCTGAAGCAGCAGATGCCCGCCCTCGCCGGTCTCTGGGGGCAGCTGATCGTCTTTATGGGTTCGTTTATTTCGGTGACCAACCCGCCGGTGTATGACTTTGCCGATTTTCTCAATGACGACCTGGCGAAAATTCTGGGCGTAGGGCTGACCTGGCTGGCCTTTGCGGTGCTGCGACCGGGCTCGGATGCGCGGAAAAGCCGACGTCACATTCGGGAGCTACGACGGGGGTTTGTCGATCAGCTCAGCCGTAAACCGCGGTTGAGTGAAAATGGTTACGAATCGCTGGTGTATCACCACGTGAGCCAGCTCAACAGCAGTCAGGATGCGCTCTCCCGCCGCTGGCTGCTGCGCTGGGGCGTGGTGTTGCTCAACTGCAGCCATGTGGTGTGGCAGCTCCGCGACTGGGAAACCCGCTCCGATCCGCTGGCGCAGGTACGGGATGTCGCCGTCTCGCTGCTGCGGGATATCATGAGCGAGCGCGGGGTACAGCAGCGGCCGCTGGCCGCCACTCTGGATGAGCTTCAGCGCATCTGCGACGCCCTGGGGCATCATCCGCAACCCGCCGGGCAGGAGCTGGCAGCCCTGATCTGGCGACTGCACTGCTCCTTGTCACAGCTGGAACAGGCGCCCGCGCCGGGCACCTTAAGCGATCAAATCACGCCGCAGGCGTAA
- the sodC gene encoding superoxide dismutase [Cu-Zn] SodC, giving the protein MKRFTLAVLTLVVCAGAQAASEEVKMNLVTSQGIGQSIGTVKITETDKGLEFSPDLKALPPGEHGYHVHAKGSCEPAMKEGKASAAEAAGGHLDPQNTGKHEGPEGMGHLGDLPALVVNNDGKATDPVVAPRLKKLDEVKGKALMIHVGGDNMSDQPKPLGGGGARYACGVI; this is encoded by the coding sequence ATGAAGCGATTTACTCTGGCAGTGTTAACGCTGGTGGTCTGTGCAGGGGCGCAGGCTGCCAGTGAAGAAGTCAAGATGAACCTCGTCACCTCGCAGGGGATAGGCCAGTCCATCGGGACGGTAAAAATTACCGAAACCGACAAAGGGCTGGAGTTCTCCCCCGACCTCAAAGCCTTACCACCGGGCGAACACGGTTATCACGTCCACGCCAAAGGTTCCTGCGAACCGGCCATGAAAGAGGGTAAAGCTTCCGCCGCTGAGGCCGCGGGCGGACACCTCGATCCCCAGAATACCGGTAAACATGAAGGGCCAGAGGGCATGGGCCACCTCGGCGATCTGCCTGCGCTGGTGGTCAATAACGACGGAAAAGCCACCGACCCGGTGGTTGCGCCGCGCCTGAAAAAACTGGATGAGGTCAAAGGAAAAGCGCTGATGATCCACGTTGGCGGCGATAATATGTCCGATCAACCCAAACCGCTTGGCGGTGGCGGGGCGCGTTACGCCTGCGGCGTGATTTGA
- a CDS encoding aldo/keto reductase — MVQRITLAPQGPEFSRFVMGYWRLMDWNMSAQQLVSFIEEHLDLGITTVDHADIYGGYQCEAAFGEAMKLAPALRQRMEIVTKCGIATTAKAEHALGHYITDRDHIIRSAEQSLTNLATDSLDLLLIHRPDPLMDADDVAEAFLALHQSGKVRHFGVSNFTPAQFALLQSRLPFTLATNQVEISPVYQPLLLDGTLDQLQQLRIRPMAWSCLGGGRLFNDEAFQPLRDELAQVAQELNAETIEQVVYAWILRLPSQPLPIIGSGKIERVRSALAAEQLQMTRQQWFRIRKAALGYDVP, encoded by the coding sequence ATGGTTCAGCGTATTACCCTTGCCCCGCAGGGCCCGGAATTCTCTCGTTTTGTGATGGGTTACTGGCGTCTGATGGACTGGAACATGTCCGCGCAACAGCTGGTCAGCTTTATTGAAGAACATCTTGATCTGGGGATCACCACCGTCGACCACGCCGATATTTACGGCGGCTACCAGTGTGAAGCGGCGTTCGGTGAGGCGATGAAGCTCGCCCCGGCGCTGCGCCAGCGGATGGAGATCGTCACCAAATGCGGCATTGCCACCACGGCCAAAGCAGAACATGCCCTCGGTCACTACATCACCGACCGGGATCATATTATCCGCAGTGCGGAACAGTCCCTCACCAACCTGGCGACCGACTCTCTTGACCTGCTGCTGATCCACCGTCCCGATCCGCTGATGGATGCCGATGACGTTGCTGAGGCTTTCCTCGCCCTGCATCAGAGCGGCAAGGTGCGCCATTTCGGCGTGTCCAACTTTACCCCGGCGCAGTTTGCCCTGCTGCAGTCGCGCCTGCCGTTTACCCTGGCGACCAACCAGGTCGAGATTTCCCCGGTTTACCAGCCCCTGCTGCTGGACGGCACCCTCGACCAGCTCCAGCAGCTGCGGATCCGTCCGATGGCCTGGTCCTGCCTCGGCGGCGGTCGTCTGTTCAATGATGAGGCGTTCCAGCCCCTGCGCGATGAACTCGCTCAGGTGGCGCAGGAGCTGAATGCCGAAACCATCGAGCAGGTGGTTTATGCCTGGATTTTACGCCTGCCATCGCAGCCGCTGCCAATCATCGGGTCCGGCAAGATCGAGCGCGTGCGTTCGGCCCTGGCGGCAGAGCAGCTTCAGATGACGCGCCAGCAGTGGTTCCGCATCCGTAAAGCCGCGCTGGGTTATGACGTGCCGTAA
- a CDS encoding DUF1289 domain-containing protein produces MAEQLEFFPVQSPCRGICQSDERGFCRGCMRTRDERFNWQSFSDGQKQEVLRLCRQRLLRKLRANKAPETEEPQQPSLF; encoded by the coding sequence GTGGCTGAACAACTGGAGTTCTTTCCTGTCCAGAGCCCGTGCCGGGGTATTTGCCAGTCTGACGAACGGGGATTTTGTCGCGGCTGCATGCGCACCCGGGATGAGCGTTTTAACTGGCAATCCTTTAGCGATGGCCAGAAGCAGGAAGTCCTGCGCCTGTGCCGTCAGCGTCTTTTGCGCAAATTGCGCGCAAACAAAGCCCCCGAAACCGAAGAACCGCAGCAACCCTCACTGTTTTAG
- the eptA gene encoding phosphoethanolamine transferase EptA, with product MLTLKKLQCNDTKFTLGCALLFTLLNALFIHRSWQVISPARLHDFIFALTVPLVLFCGWVIVFSILNIPLIRKPLLVLLTLGCAAATWFMFTYGAVIDQNMMVNVFETNSQEATALLTPQLVMWLVVAGLVPSVVLAMIRIRPGKWWQTLLMRLMAILASTVVIVLVAAVFYKDYASLFRNNKGIVKMVTPANYVSAIAKYSKARWFAGDQTLIRLGEDARKGPVLVAQQKKTVLVLVIGEASRAENYSLNGYNRETNPELAKQNVINFPQASSCGTETAVSVPCMFSGMPRKKYDADLAHHQEGLMDVLGHAGINMLWRDNDGGCKGACDRIPHTDMTQWKLDQFCKDKSCIDDADLYRLNDTLDGLKQDTVLVIHLMGSHGPAYYQRYPEQYRRFTPTCDTNQIQDCDHQALMNTYDNTILYTDSVVSRTIDALKARQATMNTALVYLSDHGESLGENGLYLHGTPYLLAPEQQTHIPFMFWLSKDYQQNFGINEQCLRDQAAKEPVSQDNLFSTVLGMMNIQTSVYQPQMDLLTHCRRT from the coding sequence ATGCTGACCCTTAAAAAGTTACAGTGTAACGATACGAAATTTACGCTGGGCTGTGCGCTCTTATTTACGCTGTTAAATGCCCTGTTTATTCATCGCAGCTGGCAGGTGATCTCGCCCGCCCGGCTGCACGACTTTATTTTTGCCCTCACGGTGCCGCTGGTGCTGTTCTGCGGCTGGGTGATCGTTTTCAGCATCCTCAATATCCCGCTGATCCGCAAACCGCTGCTGGTGCTGCTTACCCTTGGCTGCGCGGCGGCGACCTGGTTTATGTTTACCTATGGGGCGGTGATTGACCAGAACATGATGGTCAACGTCTTCGAGACCAACTCCCAGGAGGCGACGGCGCTGCTTACCCCGCAGCTGGTGATGTGGCTGGTTGTCGCCGGGCTGGTGCCGTCCGTGGTGCTGGCGATGATCCGCATTCGCCCGGGCAAGTGGTGGCAGACGCTGTTGATGCGCCTCATGGCGATTCTCGCCAGCACAGTGGTGATTGTTCTGGTGGCAGCGGTCTTTTATAAGGACTACGCCTCGCTGTTCCGCAACAACAAAGGCATCGTCAAGATGGTAACTCCGGCGAACTACGTCAGCGCCATCGCCAAATACAGCAAAGCGCGCTGGTTCGCGGGGGATCAGACCTTAATTCGTCTCGGTGAAGATGCCCGTAAAGGGCCGGTGCTGGTGGCGCAGCAGAAAAAGACCGTACTGGTCCTGGTCATTGGGGAAGCCTCCCGGGCGGAAAACTACTCGCTCAACGGCTACAATCGCGAAACCAACCCCGAGCTGGCAAAACAGAATGTAATCAACTTCCCGCAGGCCTCCTCCTGCGGCACCGAAACCGCCGTCTCCGTGCCGTGCATGTTCTCCGGGATGCCGCGCAAAAAATACGATGCCGATCTGGCGCATCACCAGGAAGGGTTAATGGATGTGCTGGGCCACGCCGGGATCAATATGCTGTGGCGGGATAACGACGGCGGGTGTAAAGGCGCCTGCGATCGCATCCCCCACACCGACATGACCCAGTGGAAACTGGATCAGTTCTGTAAGGACAAATCCTGCATTGATGATGCGGATCTGTATCGCCTGAATGACACCCTGGATGGGCTGAAACAGGATACGGTTCTGGTGATCCACCTAATGGGCAGCCACGGTCCGGCCTACTATCAACGTTACCCTGAGCAGTACCGTCGCTTTACCCCAACCTGCGACACCAATCAGATTCAGGACTGCGACCATCAGGCGCTGATGAATACCTATGACAATACCATTCTGTATACCGACAGCGTGGTGAGTCGCACCATTGATGCCCTGAAAGCGCGCCAGGCGACGATGAACACCGCGCTGGTCTACCTCTCGGATCACGGGGAGTCGCTGGGGGAAAACGGCCTGTACCTGCACGGCACGCCGTACCTGTTGGCCCCTGAGCAGCAGACGCATATTCCGTTTATGTTCTGGCTCTCAAAGGACTACCAGCAAAACTTTGGCATTAACGAGCAGTGCCTGCGTGACCAGGCGGCGAAAGAGCCCGTCTCCCAGGACAATTTGTTCTCCACCGTCCTTGGGATGATGAACATCCAGACGTCGGTCTATCAGCCGCAAATGGATCTGCTCACCCACTGCCGTCGTACATAA
- a CDS encoding TetR/AcrR family transcriptional regulator, with translation MNKHTEHDTREHLLATGERLCMHRGFTGMGLSELLKTADVPKGSFYHYFRSKEAFGVALLERHYAGYHQRLAAHFASGNGNCRDRVLAYYQETLAQFCAQGIISGCLTVKLSAEVCDLSEDMRTAMDKGATGVITLLAQALAKGREEKSLTFVGEPLTQAQVLYSLWLGANLQAKMSRSALPLESALDHVKNIIATPGV, from the coding sequence ATGAATAAGCATACTGAACACGATACACGCGAACATCTTCTGGCGACCGGCGAGCGGCTCTGCATGCACCGCGGGTTTACCGGGATGGGGCTGAGCGAGCTGCTGAAAACCGCCGATGTGCCGAAGGGGTCGTTCTATCACTACTTCCGCTCTAAAGAGGCGTTTGGCGTAGCTCTGCTGGAGCGCCACTATGCGGGTTACCATCAGCGACTGGCCGCGCACTTCGCCAGCGGTAACGGCAACTGTCGCGATCGTGTTCTGGCTTATTATCAGGAGACGCTGGCCCAGTTTTGTGCCCAGGGCATTATCAGCGGCTGTCTGACGGTGAAACTGTCTGCCGAGGTGTGCGATCTCTCTGAAGATATGCGCACCGCGATGGATAAAGGGGCCACGGGTGTGATCACCCTGCTGGCGCAGGCGCTGGCGAAAGGTCGTGAAGAGAAGTCACTGACCTTCGTCGGCGAGCCGCTTACCCAGGCGCAGGTGCTCTACTCCCTGTGGCTGGGTGCCAACCTGCAGGCCAAAATGTCCCGCAGCGCGCTACCGCTGGAGAGCGCGCTGGACCATGTTAAGAACATCATTGCCACGCCTGGCGTTTAA
- a CDS encoding alkene reductase, whose protein sequence is MSAEKLFTPLKVGAIVAPNRVFMAPLTRLRSIEPGDIPTPLMGEYYRQRVSSGLIISEATQISAQAKGYAGAPGLHSPEQIAAWKKITDGVHAEDGRIAVQLWHTGRISHSSIQPGGEAPVSASALNAGTRTSLRDENGHAIRVDTTTPRALELDEIPGIVNDFRQAVANAREAGFDLVELHGAHGYLLHQFLSPSSNQRTDQYGGSVENRARLVLEVIDAVSKEWSADRIGIRVSPIGSFQNVDNGPNEEADALYLIEELAKRGIAYLHMSEPDWAGGEPYTDAFRQKVRDRFPGVIIGAGAYTPEKAEDLINKGLIDAVAFGRAYIANPDLVARLQRKAELNPQRPESFYGGGAEGYTDYPSL, encoded by the coding sequence ATGTCAGCCGAAAAATTGTTCACCCCGCTTAAAGTGGGCGCGATCGTTGCACCTAACCGTGTCTTTATGGCACCTCTTACTCGTCTGCGCAGCATTGAGCCGGGCGATATCCCAACCCCGCTGATGGGCGAATACTACCGCCAGCGCGTCAGCTCGGGCCTTATCATCTCCGAAGCGACCCAGATCTCTGCCCAGGCCAAAGGCTATGCAGGCGCACCTGGCCTGCACAGCCCGGAGCAGATCGCCGCGTGGAAGAAAATTACTGACGGCGTGCATGCTGAAGACGGCCGCATCGCGGTCCAGCTGTGGCACACCGGCCGTATCTCTCACAGCAGCATCCAGCCTGGCGGCGAAGCTCCGGTCTCTGCCTCTGCCCTCAACGCGGGCACCCGCACCTCTCTGCGTGATGAAAACGGTCACGCGATCCGCGTCGATACCACTACCCCGCGCGCGCTGGAATTGGACGAGATCCCAGGCATCGTCAACGACTTCCGCCAGGCAGTCGCTAACGCCCGTGAAGCCGGTTTCGACCTGGTCGAGCTGCACGGTGCCCACGGCTATCTGCTGCACCAGTTCCTCTCCCCGTCTTCTAACCAGCGTACCGACCAGTACGGCGGCAGCGTAGAGAACCGCGCCCGTCTGGTGCTGGAAGTGATTGATGCCGTATCCAAAGAGTGGAGCGCCGATCGCATCGGGATCCGCGTCTCGCCAATCGGTTCTTTCCAGAACGTCGACAACGGCCCGAACGAAGAAGCCGACGCGCTGTACCTGATTGAAGAGCTGGCCAAACGCGGCATCGCCTATCTGCACATGTCCGAGCCAGACTGGGCCGGCGGCGAGCCCTACACCGACGCGTTCCGCCAGAAAGTGCGCGACCGCTTCCCGGGCGTGATCATCGGGGCCGGTGCCTATACGCCAGAAAAAGCGGAAGACCTGATTAACAAAGGGCTGATTGATGCCGTGGCCTTCGGTCGTGCCTACATCGCCAACCCGGATCTGGTGGCGCGTCTGCAGCGCAAAGCCGAGCTGAACCCGCAGCGTCCGGAGAGCTTCTACGGCGGCGGCGCGGAAGGTTATACCGACTACCCTTCTTTATAA
- the gloA gene encoding lactoylglutathione lyase: protein MRLLHTMLRVGDLQRSIEFYTNVLGMTLLRTSENPEYKYSLAFVGYGPESDEAVIELTYNWGVESYELGTAYGHIALEVDNAAEACERIRSNGGNVTREAGPVKGGTTVIAFVEDPDGYKIELIEAKDAGCGLGN, encoded by the coding sequence ATGCGCCTACTTCACACCATGCTGCGCGTTGGCGATCTGCAACGTTCCATCGAGTTCTACACCAACGTGCTGGGCATGACCCTGCTGCGCACCAGCGAAAACCCGGAATATAAATACTCCCTGGCGTTTGTGGGTTATGGTCCGGAGAGCGACGAAGCCGTTATCGAACTGACCTATAACTGGGGTGTTGAGAGCTACGAGCTGGGCACCGCCTACGGCCATATCGCGCTGGAAGTGGATAACGCGGCAGAAGCCTGCGAGCGTATCCGCAGCAACGGCGGCAACGTAACCCGTGAAGCCGGTCCGGTTAAAGGCGGCACCACGGTGATCGCTTTTGTCGAAGATCCGGACGGTTATAAAATCGAACTGATCGAAGCCAAAGACGCCGGTTGCGGTCTGGGTAACTGA
- the rnt gene encoding ribonuclease T — MSDNAQLTGLCDRFRGFYPVVIDVETAGFNAKTDALLEIAAITLKMDEQGDLLPDSTLHFHVEPFEGANLQPEALAFNGIDPHNPLRGAVSEYDALHAIFKMVRKGMKDQNCNRAIMVAHNATFDHSFMMAAAERASLKRNPFHPFVTFDTAALSGLALGQTVLSKACITAGIEFDGTQAHSALYDTERTTELFCEIVNRWKRLGGWPLPEADDNA, encoded by the coding sequence ATGTCCGATAACGCTCAACTTACCGGTCTGTGCGACCGTTTTCGTGGTTTTTATCCTGTAGTCATTGATGTCGAAACCGCTGGATTTAACGCCAAAACCGATGCGCTGCTGGAAATTGCCGCCATCACGTTGAAAATGGATGAACAGGGCGATTTGCTGCCGGACTCCACGCTGCATTTCCACGTCGAACCTTTTGAAGGGGCGAACCTGCAGCCGGAGGCGCTGGCGTTTAACGGCATTGATCCGCATAACCCTCTGCGCGGGGCGGTCAGTGAATATGACGCGCTGCATGCCATTTTTAAAATGGTGCGCAAAGGCATGAAAGATCAGAACTGTAATCGCGCCATTATGGTGGCGCATAACGCGACCTTCGATCACAGCTTTATGATGGCCGCCGCCGAGCGTGCGTCACTGAAGCGTAACCCGTTCCACCCGTTTGTCACCTTCGATACCGCCGCATTAAGCGGGCTGGCGCTGGGGCAAACCGTGTTGTCGAAAGCCTGCATCACCGCCGGCATTGAGTTTGACGGCACCCAGGCGCACTCTGCCTTGTACGATACCGAGCGCACCACGGAACTATTTTGTGAAATCGTTAACCGCTGGAAACGCCTCGGCGGCTGGCCGCTACCGGAAGCTGACGACAACGCATAA
- the grxD gene encoding monothiol glutaredoxin 4, whose protein sequence is MSTTIIEKIQQQIAENPILLYMKGSPKLPSCGFSAQAVQALSACGERFAYVDILQNPDIRAELPKYANWPTFPQLWVDGELVGGCDILIEMYQRGELQQLIKETAAKYKSEEPGAE, encoded by the coding sequence ATGAGCACTACTATTATTGAAAAAATTCAGCAGCAGATTGCTGAAAACCCGATCCTGCTGTACATGAAAGGTTCTCCGAAACTGCCAAGCTGTGGTTTCTCCGCTCAGGCGGTCCAGGCGCTTTCTGCCTGTGGCGAACGTTTTGCTTACGTTGATATTCTGCAGAACCCGGATATCCGCGCTGAGCTGCCAAAATACGCGAACTGGCCGACCTTCCCGCAGCTGTGGGTTGACGGCGAACTGGTTGGCGGCTGCGACATCCTGATTGAGATGTATCAGCGTGGCGAACTGCAACAGCTGATCAAAGAGACGGCTGCAAAATACAAATCTGAAGAGCCAGGCGCCGAGTGA